A part of Nocardioides plantarum genomic DNA contains:
- a CDS encoding uroporphyrinogen-III synthase, with protein MTRAKTTPTGTHAATATTAADRIARAWVSFVGSGPGDPDLLTVRAVDLLRQADVVVTELPEHATLVRTLLGLPTPVEVEASDDETVEIVEAAPQPGPELVDGGFGEDGQPLTHAARAKVVIKQAKRGLRVVRLLSGDPFLYASGPEEAQACAKAGIGFEIVPGVSSVGAVPAYAGIPLTTKDHREVAVVTCGDNAATRVDWSQYADGRTLVLLSAVGQIGEIAKALVTAGRSGETPVAMTRVGTTTEQQTVTSTLDHIAADARAARMTPPAIVVVGEVVDLRQSLSWFETKPLFGWRVLVPRTKDQAASLSLGLRGHGAVPEEVPTISVEPPRNPLQMDKAVRGLVEGRYEWIAFTSVNAVKAVREKFEEYGLDARAFSGLKIAAVGDKTAAAIAAWGLRADLVPSGEQSAAGLLEDWPEYDEVLDPINRVFLPRADIATETLVAGLVDLGWECDDVTAYRTVRATPPPAPVRDAIKSGRFDAVVFTSSSTVRNLVGIAGKPHPSTIIAVIGPATAKTAEEHGLRVDVLASAPDIDVLVDALADFGATRRASLVEAGEPVTKPSDRKPPARRSSRAKA; from the coding sequence ATGACGCGAGCCAAGACCACCCCGACCGGCACCCACGCCGCCACCGCCACGACCGCCGCCGACCGGATCGCCCGTGCCTGGGTGTCGTTCGTCGGCAGCGGACCGGGCGACCCCGACCTGCTGACGGTCCGTGCCGTCGACCTGCTGCGTCAGGCCGACGTCGTGGTCACCGAGCTACCCGAGCACGCCACCCTCGTGCGCACCCTCCTCGGCCTGCCGACGCCCGTCGAGGTCGAGGCGAGCGACGACGAGACCGTCGAGATCGTCGAGGCGGCCCCGCAGCCCGGACCCGAGCTCGTCGACGGCGGCTTCGGCGAGGACGGCCAGCCGCTGACGCACGCCGCCCGCGCCAAGGTCGTCATCAAGCAGGCCAAGCGCGGCCTGCGCGTCGTCCGCCTGCTCTCCGGCGACCCGTTCCTCTACGCCTCGGGGCCCGAGGAGGCGCAGGCCTGCGCCAAGGCCGGCATCGGCTTCGAGATCGTGCCCGGCGTCTCGTCGGTCGGCGCGGTCCCGGCGTACGCCGGCATCCCGCTGACCACCAAGGACCACCGCGAGGTCGCCGTCGTGACCTGCGGCGACAACGCCGCCACCCGCGTCGACTGGAGCCAGTACGCCGACGGCCGCACCCTGGTGCTGCTCTCGGCCGTCGGCCAGATCGGTGAGATCGCCAAGGCGCTCGTCACCGCCGGCCGCTCCGGCGAGACGCCCGTCGCGATGACCCGCGTCGGCACCACCACCGAGCAGCAGACGGTCACCTCGACCCTCGACCACATCGCCGCCGACGCCCGGGCCGCCCGGATGACCCCGCCCGCGATCGTCGTCGTCGGCGAGGTCGTCGACCTGCGTCAGTCGCTGTCGTGGTTCGAGACCAAGCCGCTCTTCGGCTGGCGCGTGCTGGTGCCCCGCACCAAGGACCAGGCGGCGTCGCTGTCGCTCGGCCTGCGCGGCCACGGTGCCGTGCCCGAGGAGGTGCCGACCATCTCGGTCGAGCCGCCGCGCAACCCGCTGCAGATGGACAAGGCCGTCCGCGGCCTCGTCGAGGGCCGCTACGAGTGGATCGCGTTCACCTCGGTCAACGCGGTCAAGGCCGTGCGCGAGAAGTTCGAGGAGTACGGCCTCGACGCCCGCGCCTTCTCCGGGCTCAAGATCGCCGCCGTCGGCGACAAGACCGCCGCCGCCATCGCCGCCTGGGGCCTGCGGGCCGACCTGGTGCCGTCGGGTGAGCAGTCCGCCGCCGGCCTGCTCGAGGACTGGCCCGAGTACGACGAGGTCCTCGACCCCATCAACCGGGTCTTCCTGCCGCGCGCCGACATCGCCACCGAGACCCTCGTCGCCGGCCTGGTCGACCTCGGCTGGGAGTGCGACGACGTCACCGCCTACCGCACCGTGCGGGCCACCCCGCCGCCGGCGCCGGTGCGCGACGCGATCAAGTCGGGCCGCTTCGACGCGGTCGTCTTCACCTCGTCCTCGACCGTGCGCAACCTCGTCGGCATCGCCGGCAAGCCGCACCCCTCGACGATCATCGCCGTGATCGGGCCGGCCACCGCCAAGACCGCGGAGGAGCACGGCCTGCGCGTCGACGTCCTCGCCTCGGCGCCCGACATCGACGTGCTCGTCGACGCCCTGGCCGACTTCGGTGCCACCCGCCGCGCCTCGCTGGTCGAGGCGGGCGAGCCGGTCACCAAGCCGTCGGACCGCAAGCCGCCGGCCCGCCGATCCTCGCGGGCGAAGGCCTGA
- the hemB gene encoding porphobilinogen synthase, producing MNDITPPVVRPRRLRTTPALRRMVSETSLEARQLVWPVFVGEGLTEPRPISSMPGVVQHTRDTLRRAAAEAAGLGLGGIMIYGIPEHKDAVGSGAVDPDGILNRAIADVVAEVGDALPVMGDLCLDEFTDHGHCGVLSADGRVDNDATLAVYAEMARAMAAAGVDLVGPSGMMDGQVRVVREALDGAGHTDVAVLAYSAKYASAFYGPFREAVDSSLVGDRRTYQQDSGNAREGVREALLDVAEGADIVMVKPALAYLDVLRRVRDAVDVPVAAYNISGEYAMVEAAAARGWIDRDAAILETLLSIRRAGADVVLTYWAAEVAPRL from the coding sequence ATGAACGACATCACCCCACCCGTCGTCCGTCCGCGCCGGCTGCGGACGACGCCCGCCCTGCGCCGGATGGTCTCCGAGACCTCGTTGGAGGCCCGCCAGCTCGTGTGGCCGGTGTTCGTCGGCGAGGGCCTCACCGAGCCGCGGCCGATCTCGTCGATGCCGGGCGTCGTCCAGCACACGCGCGACACCCTGCGGCGCGCCGCCGCCGAGGCGGCCGGGCTAGGGCTGGGCGGGATCATGATCTACGGCATCCCCGAGCACAAGGACGCCGTCGGCTCGGGCGCGGTCGACCCCGACGGCATCCTCAACCGCGCGATCGCCGACGTGGTCGCCGAGGTCGGCGACGCGCTGCCCGTCATGGGCGACCTGTGCCTCGACGAGTTCACCGACCACGGTCACTGCGGCGTGCTGAGTGCCGACGGCCGGGTCGACAACGACGCCACCCTCGCGGTGTACGCCGAGATGGCGCGCGCCATGGCCGCCGCCGGGGTCGACCTGGTCGGCCCGAGCGGCATGATGGACGGCCAGGTACGGGTCGTCCGCGAGGCCCTCGACGGGGCCGGGCACACCGACGTGGCGGTGCTGGCCTACTCCGCGAAGTACGCCTCCGCCTTCTACGGGCCGTTCCGCGAGGCCGTCGACTCCTCGCTCGTCGGCGACCGCCGGACCTACCAGCAGGACTCCGGCAACGCCCGTGAGGGCGTCCGGGAAGCGCTGCTCGACGTCGCCGAGGGCGCGGACATCGTCATGGTCAAGCCGGCCCTGGCCTACCTCGACGTGCTGCGCCGGGTGCGTGACGCGGTCGACGTCCCCGTGGCGGCGTACAACATCTCGGGGGAGTACGCCATGGTCGAGGCCGCCGCCGCCCGCGGCTGGATCGACCGCGACGCCGCCATCCTCGAGACGCTGCTCTCGATCCGCCGCGCCGGTGCCGACGTCGTGCTGACCTACTGGGCGGCCGAGGTCGCCCCCCGGCTCTAG
- a CDS encoding lytic transglycosylase domain-containing protein — translation MSTSRFSRVQRAVAIVPLALLSAAWTASLTNTASPLPGVSAAADRTDGATLPDGTSVPTQAIEAPASVSSSDDLTGSVGGPGVRGDAKQIVATSSTNGIPSAALAAYQRAETVINAADASCHLKWQLVAAIGRVESDHGRYDGNALNASGVAKPGIYGPALNGKAKTSLIRDTDAGQYDKDKAYDRAVGPMQFIPSTWSVVGVDADNDGVRNPQDIDDAALATAVYLCSGTDDLATLPGQRASVFRYNHSKAYVDLVLSIMDAYLDGDFTSVPNDTRAAGYLEPDPTYIPPKTPGGSGNNGGGSTSSGGGTGSSSGGGGGGTQPPSNDPTDDPDDQPTNEPSEGPTNTPTSVPSLPLPSIDVPTLPPTGIDPVDEVLTRAQAILQCTLDGKIDNPLRNDDPFDKCVKDYMTKG, via the coding sequence ATGTCCACCTCGCGATTCAGCCGGGTCCAGAGGGCCGTGGCCATCGTGCCCCTGGCGCTGCTCTCGGCGGCGTGGACCGCCAGCCTGACCAACACCGCCTCCCCCCTGCCCGGAGTGTCGGCCGCCGCGGACCGGACCGACGGCGCCACCCTGCCCGACGGCACGAGCGTGCCGACCCAGGCCATCGAGGCCCCGGCCTCGGTCTCCAGCAGCGACGACCTCACCGGGTCCGTCGGTGGACCGGGGGTCCGCGGCGACGCCAAGCAGATCGTGGCGACGTCCTCCACCAACGGCATCCCCTCCGCGGCCCTGGCCGCCTACCAGCGCGCCGAGACCGTCATCAACGCCGCCGACGCCTCCTGCCACCTGAAGTGGCAGCTGGTCGCCGCCATCGGTCGCGTCGAGTCCGACCACGGCCGCTACGACGGCAACGCGCTCAATGCGAGCGGCGTCGCCAAGCCCGGCATCTATGGTCCCGCCCTCAACGGCAAGGCCAAGACCTCGCTCATCCGCGACACCGACGCCGGGCAGTACGACAAGGACAAGGCCTACGACCGCGCGGTCGGGCCGATGCAGTTCATCCCCTCGACCTGGTCGGTCGTGGGCGTCGACGCCGACAACGACGGCGTACGCAACCCCCAGGACATCGACGATGCCGCCCTGGCCACCGCCGTCTACCTCTGCTCCGGCACCGACGACCTCGCCACGCTGCCGGGCCAGCGCGCCTCGGTCTTCCGCTACAACCACTCGAAGGCCTACGTCGACCTCGTCCTGTCGATCATGGACGCCTACCTCGACGGCGACTTCACCTCCGTGCCCAACGACACCCGGGCCGCCGGCTACCTCGAGCCCGACCCCACCTACATCCCGCCCAAGACCCCTGGCGGCAGCGGCAACAACGGCGGTGGCAGCACCAGCTCGGGCGGCGGCACCGGCTCCTCCTCGGGCGGCGGTGGCGGCGGCACCCAGCCCCCGTCGAACGACCCGACCGACGACCCCGACGACCAGCCGACCAACGAGCCCAGCGAGGGCCCGACGAACACCCCGACCAGCGTCCCGTCGCTCCCCCTCCCGTCCATCGACGTGCCCACCCTCCCGCCGACCGGCATCGACCCGGTCGACGAGGTCCTCACCCGCGCCCAGGCGATCCTCCAGTGCACCCTCGACGGCAAGATCGACAACCCGCTGCGCAACGACGACCCGTTCGACAAGTGCGTCAAGGACTACATGACCAAGGGCTGA
- the hemL gene encoding glutamate-1-semialdehyde 2,1-aminomutase: protein MTVRPSDQPASQALFERARSVIPGGVSSPVRAFNAVGGTPRFIRSASGAWLTDADGNELVDLVGSWGPMLLGHAHPEVQAAVQAAVARGTSYGAPTEPELALGEEIVARTPVERVRFVSSGTEATMSALRLARGFTGREVVVKFAGCYHGHVDALLASAGSGLATFAVPGTPGVPASSTALTLVLPYNDRAAVTAAFAEHGDRIACLFTEAAPGNMGVVPPEPGFNAFLAETCRAHGALFVSDEVMTGFRASRQGYWGIDGAVEGWVPDLMTFGKVMGGGFPAAAFGGRADVMSMLAPEGPVYQAGTLSGNPVATTAGLATLQRATDEVYAHLDAVGTTLKDAVTTALTAAGVTHTIQSAGTMFSVFLCDGPVRDFAAASRTDSAAYAAFFHAMLDAGVYLPPSAYEAWFVSAAHDDRAVQVILDALPGAATAAARAQTQEP from the coding sequence GTGACCGTCCGCCCCTCCGACCAGCCCGCCTCGCAGGCCCTGTTCGAGCGAGCCCGGTCGGTGATCCCCGGTGGGGTGTCCTCGCCCGTCCGCGCGTTCAACGCCGTCGGCGGCACACCTCGCTTCATCCGCTCCGCCTCCGGGGCGTGGCTCACCGACGCCGACGGCAACGAGCTGGTCGACCTGGTCGGCTCCTGGGGCCCGATGCTCCTGGGTCACGCCCACCCCGAGGTCCAGGCCGCCGTGCAGGCCGCGGTCGCCCGCGGCACGTCGTACGGCGCCCCCACCGAGCCCGAGCTGGCCCTGGGCGAGGAGATCGTGGCGCGTACGCCGGTCGAGCGGGTCCGGTTCGTCTCCTCGGGCACCGAGGCGACCATGTCGGCGCTGCGCCTGGCCCGTGGGTTCACCGGCCGCGAGGTCGTCGTGAAGTTCGCCGGGTGCTACCACGGCCACGTCGACGCGCTGCTCGCCTCGGCGGGCTCGGGCCTGGCCACGTTCGCGGTGCCCGGCACCCCCGGCGTCCCCGCCAGCTCGACGGCGCTGACCCTCGTCCTGCCCTACAACGACCGGGCCGCGGTCACCGCCGCCTTCGCCGAGCACGGCGACCGCATCGCCTGCCTGTTCACCGAGGCCGCCCCCGGCAACATGGGCGTGGTGCCGCCCGAGCCGGGCTTCAACGCCTTCCTGGCCGAGACCTGCCGGGCCCACGGCGCGCTCTTCGTGAGCGACGAGGTGATGACCGGCTTCCGGGCCAGCCGCCAGGGCTACTGGGGCATCGACGGCGCCGTCGAGGGCTGGGTGCCCGACCTGATGACCTTCGGCAAGGTGATGGGCGGGGGCTTCCCGGCCGCGGCGTTCGGCGGTCGCGCCGACGTGATGTCGATGCTTGCGCCCGAGGGGCCCGTCTACCAAGCGGGCACGCTCTCCGGCAACCCGGTCGCCACCACCGCCGGCCTGGCCACGCTGCAACGGGCGACCGACGAGGTCTACGCCCACCTCGACGCCGTCGGCACCACGCTCAAGGACGCCGTCACCACCGCGCTGACCGCCGCCGGGGTGACCCACACGATCCAGTCCGCCGGCACGATGTTCTCGGTGTTCCTGTGCGACGGGCCGGTCCGCGACTTCGCGGCGGCCTCGCGCACCGACTCGGCCGCCTACGCCGCCTTCTTCCACGCGATGCTCGACGCGGGCGTCTACCTCCCGCCGTCGGCGTACGAGGCGTGGTTCGTCTCCGCGGCACACGACGACCGTGCGGTCCAGGTGATCCTCGACGCCCTCCCGGGCGCGGCGACCGCCGCCGCCCGAGCCCAGACGCAGGAGCCGTGA
- a CDS encoding histidine phosphatase family protein, producing the protein MSTPDTIVHLVRHGEVHNPEGVLYGRRPGFHLSALGTTMAERVAETLRDRDIVHLVSSPLERAQETAAPLARARGLEPVLDPRVIESWSKFEGLGFGSGSNGLKNPAQWRHLWNPFRPSWGEPYVEIVQRMTAAVAEARERAEGHEAVIVSHQLPVWITRAHVEKRSYLHDPRHRQCTLCSVTSLHFVGDKVTQVAYSEPAGDLIPVGDKNAPFSAGGAPEEKKPT; encoded by the coding sequence ATGAGCACCCCCGACACGATCGTCCACCTGGTCCGCCACGGTGAGGTGCACAACCCCGAGGGCGTCCTCTACGGCCGCCGCCCGGGGTTCCACCTGTCCGCGCTTGGCACGACGATGGCCGAGCGGGTCGCCGAGACGCTCCGCGACCGCGACATCGTGCACCTGGTGTCCTCGCCGCTCGAGCGCGCCCAGGAGACGGCCGCGCCGCTGGCGAGGGCCCGCGGCCTCGAGCCGGTCCTGGACCCCCGCGTCATCGAGTCCTGGAGCAAGTTCGAGGGTCTCGGCTTCGGGTCCGGCTCCAACGGCCTCAAGAACCCCGCTCAGTGGCGCCACCTGTGGAACCCCTTCCGGCCCTCGTGGGGCGAGCCCTACGTCGAGATCGTCCAGCGGATGACCGCGGCCGTGGCCGAGGCCCGCGAGCGCGCCGAGGGCCACGAGGCGGTGATCGTCTCCCACCAGCTGCCCGTGTGGATCACCCGCGCCCACGTCGAGAAGCGCTCCTACCTCCACGACCCGCGCCACCGCCAGTGCACGCTGTGCTCGGTGACCTCGCTGCACTTCGTCGGTGACAAGGTCACCCAGGTCGCCTACAGCGAGCCGGCCGGTGACCTGATCCCGGTCGGCGACAAGAACGCGCCGTTCTCGGCCGGCGGTGCGCCGGAGGAGAAGAAGCCCACGTGA
- a CDS encoding TlpA family protein disulfide reductase — MTRRLVLLALLGPFLLAGCSGLKGTDDDVITGDGRVVQIDPSDREGAVEISGSTLEGDPIDLADFRGQVVVLNVWGSWCAPCITEAPRLQEASENIDAEFVGLSFKETDLENGRIFERTHGITYPTIADEGDKILALGRYAPTAPPTTYVLDRKGRVAALVTGEVKSIATLEDLVDEVGAEDPPPASSPSPANVPTDG, encoded by the coding sequence ATGACCCGCCGTCTCGTCCTGCTCGCGCTGCTCGGCCCGTTCCTGCTGGCCGGGTGCAGCGGCCTGAAGGGGACCGACGACGACGTCATCACGGGCGACGGCAGGGTCGTGCAGATCGACCCCTCCGACCGCGAGGGGGCGGTCGAGATCTCGGGCTCGACGCTCGAGGGCGACCCGATCGACCTGGCCGACTTCCGTGGTCAGGTCGTCGTGCTCAACGTGTGGGGCTCGTGGTGTGCCCCCTGCATCACCGAGGCGCCCCGGTTGCAGGAGGCCTCGGAGAACATCGACGCCGAGTTCGTCGGGCTCAGCTTCAAGGAGACCGACCTCGAGAACGGGCGCATCTTCGAGCGCACCCACGGCATCACCTACCCGACCATCGCCGACGAGGGCGACAAGATCCTGGCGCTCGGACGCTACGCACCGACCGCGCCGCCGACGACCTACGTGCTCGACCGCAAGGGTCGCGTCGCCGCCCTGGTGACCGGCGAGGTCAAGAGCATCGCCACGCTCGAGGACCTCGTCGACGAGGTCGGGGCCGAGGACCCTCCCCCCGCGAGCTCCCCGAGCCCTGCGAACGTGCCCACCGATGGGTGA
- a CDS encoding cytochrome c biogenesis CcdA family protein, with product MGDFFGQQAASGSLALALPLAAVAGLVSFFSPCVIPLLPGYLSYATGLTGADLAAGEASRRRGRMLLGSVLFVLGFTVVFVLIGTTVGGIGPSVRGWSDQITFVMGFVLILLGLVFAGVVPWLQRDWRIHKIPAVGLGAAPLIGALFALGWAPCIGPTYSVIIGLTYTDATAARGAVLSGAYALGLGVPFIVAGLFYARSLRALSFVRRHQQVVMRVGGAMLVVVGLLLVTGYWDYVVQWVQVRLVGGFTVAV from the coding sequence ATGGGTGACTTCTTCGGGCAGCAGGCCGCCAGCGGGTCGCTGGCCCTGGCCCTGCCGCTGGCCGCCGTCGCGGGACTGGTGTCGTTCTTCAGCCCCTGCGTGATCCCGCTGCTCCCGGGCTACCTCTCCTACGCCACCGGACTGACCGGCGCCGACCTCGCCGCCGGTGAGGCCTCGCGCCGCCGCGGACGGATGCTGCTCGGCTCGGTGCTGTTCGTGCTCGGCTTCACGGTGGTCTTCGTGCTCATCGGTACCACGGTCGGCGGCATCGGCCCCTCGGTGCGCGGCTGGAGCGACCAGATCACCTTCGTGATGGGGTTCGTGCTGATCCTGCTCGGTCTCGTCTTCGCGGGCGTCGTGCCGTGGCTGCAGCGCGACTGGCGCATCCACAAGATCCCGGCGGTCGGCCTCGGCGCCGCCCCGCTGATCGGCGCGCTCTTCGCCCTGGGCTGGGCGCCCTGCATCGGCCCGACCTACAGCGTCATCATCGGCCTCACCTACACCGACGCGACGGCTGCGCGCGGGGCCGTGCTGTCGGGCGCCTACGCGCTCGGGCTCGGCGTGCCGTTCATCGTGGCCGGCCTGTTCTACGCCCGCTCCCTGCGGGCCCTGTCGTTCGTACGCCGCCACCAGCAGGTCGTGATGCGCGTCGGCGGCGCGATGCTCGTCGTCGTCGGGCTGCTGCTGGTCACCGGCTACTGGGACTACGTGGTGCAGTGGGTGCAGGTGCGCCTCGTCGGCGGGTTCACGGTGGCGGTGTGA